In the Mycolicibacter sp. MU0102 genome, one interval contains:
- the cysT gene encoding sulfate ABC transporter permease subunit CysT: MTVATPLDPAQRVDPGTEVVDAAAAPAAPSRSVITPLRIGVTTLWLSVIVLLPLVAIAWQAGGRGWNGFRLAVTSHAAVESFRVTLTISVLVTVLDVVFGLATAWVLVRDDFIGKGVIDALIDLPFALPTIVTSLVMLALYGNSSPIGIHLQHTPPGVAMALAFVTLPLVVRAVQPVLMEIDRDVEEAAAALGATRLVTFKTVVLPSLQPALLTGAGLAFSRCVAEFGSVVTIGGAVPGKTEVSSQWIRSLVENDDHTSAAAISIVLLAISFAVLVLLRTVGGRAAKREEEAE; this comes from the coding sequence ATGACAGTCGCGACTCCCCTCGACCCGGCGCAGCGTGTCGACCCCGGCACGGAGGTGGTGGACGCCGCCGCTGCGCCCGCCGCCCCGAGCCGGTCCGTCATCACGCCGCTGCGCATCGGCGTGACCACGCTGTGGCTGTCGGTGATCGTGCTGCTGCCGTTGGTCGCCATCGCGTGGCAGGCCGGCGGGAGGGGCTGGAACGGCTTCCGGCTGGCCGTCACCTCGCACGCGGCAGTCGAATCGTTCCGCGTGACATTGACGATCTCGGTCCTGGTCACCGTGCTCGACGTGGTGTTCGGCTTGGCGACCGCCTGGGTATTGGTGCGCGACGATTTCATCGGAAAGGGCGTGATCGATGCGCTGATCGATCTGCCGTTCGCGCTGCCGACAATCGTCACCAGCTTGGTGATGCTCGCCCTCTACGGCAACTCCAGTCCGATCGGCATTCACCTGCAGCACACCCCGCCCGGGGTCGCGATGGCACTGGCCTTCGTCACGTTGCCATTGGTGGTCCGTGCCGTCCAGCCGGTGTTGATGGAGATCGACCGCGACGTCGAGGAAGCGGCTGCGGCCCTCGGCGCGACGCGCCTGGTCACCTTCAAGACGGTGGTGTTGCCGTCGCTGCAGCCGGCGTTGTTGACCGGTGCCGGACTTGCGTTTTCGCGGTGCGTAGCCGAATTCGGCTCGGTCGTGACGATTGGCGGTGCCGTGCCGGGCAAGACCGAGGTGTCGTCGCAGTGGATTCGCTCGCTGGTCGAGAACGACGACCACACGAGCGCGGCAGCAATTTCGATCGTGTTGTTGGCGATCTCATTCGCGGTACTGGTGCTGCTGCGGACCGTGGGTGGGCGTGCGGCCAAGCGCGAGGAGGAGGCCGAGTGA
- a CDS encoding DUF5078 domain-containing protein — protein sequence MKYAVHLGIAAAALLGAVTTAGVVAADATDDYPIPSRILRTPCSAEQIMAAARDVAPVYYERYMIDYNNKPAADRQGAQDRIHWFFAMDYAGRRQYSEDTATNAFFETMSWRWPNWAKLFFNNKGVTARTTDICMNYPAGDMSVWDWK from the coding sequence GTGAAGTATGCAGTCCACCTCGGCATCGCCGCCGCAGCCCTGCTCGGCGCCGTGACCACCGCCGGTGTCGTTGCCGCCGACGCTACCGACGACTACCCGATCCCCAGTCGGATCCTCCGCACCCCCTGTTCGGCCGAACAGATCATGGCCGCAGCCCGCGACGTCGCGCCGGTCTACTACGAGCGCTACATGATCGACTACAACAACAAACCCGCCGCCGACCGGCAAGGCGCCCAAGACCGCATCCACTGGTTCTTCGCCATGGACTACGCCGGCCGCCGCCAATATTCCGAGGACACCGCCACCAACGCCTTTTTCGAAACCATGTCGTGGCGCTGGCCCAACTGGGCCAAGCTGTTCTTCAACAACAAAGGCGTGACCGCCCGCACCACCGACATCTGCATGAACTACCCGGCGGGCGACATGTCGGTCTGGGACTGGAAGTAG
- a CDS encoding RND family transporter, whose product MSGQHTDTAAETHQGSLPARLIRRLSLPILLIWVAIAAVTNAMTPQLEVVGWERSVGMNAPDAPGILAMRHIGQVFEEFDSDSAAMIVLEGDQPLGPEAHTYYDGLVKKLQADTEHVEHVQDFWGDPLTAGGSQSKDGKAALTQIYLRGNQGEAMSNESVDAVRKIVDATPPPAGIKAYVTGASPLVTDNFEVGSDGTNEVTAITFLVIGIMLLFVYRSPVTMAIVLLTVAIELAAARGVVATLAHAGVIGLSTYATNLLTLLAIAAGTDYVIFVVGRYQEARGKGMDRVAAYHDMWHGTVHVMVGSGLTIAGAVACMGFTRLPYFQTLGIPAAIGVLVTLAAALTLGPAVLLIATRFGLMEPKVAQRTRGWRKIGTAIVRWPGPILVVTGMIALIGVFALPGYRTSYDNRPYIPDSAPGVVGMEAAERHFTEARINPELVMIETDHDMRNPADMLILERAAKAVLHTPGIALVQSITRPLGTPITHSSIPFQISASSASQIMNLDYQKDRANDLLKQAGEIDNTIEVLRQQLALQQQSAAVTHEQTQAFHDTVTTMNALRDKLADFDDQFRPLRNYFYWEPHCFDIPMCWALRSVFDSLDGISELSEKFGNITASLDNLDALQPQLVALLPPQIAIQERNRDLTLSNFATTGGINSQSEEALNNATAMGKAFDDAKNDDTFYLPPEAFDNPDFKRGLKLFLSPDGKAARMIVTHQGNPANPEAIPHINAIKESVFDALKATPMSDAKIYVAGIGSTNKDIQEGMKYDLLISALAAVALILLIMVIVTRSLVAAFVIVGTVVLSLGASVGLSVLVWQYIFGIHLFWVVVPLAIILLLAVGADYNLLLVSRFKEEMHAGLNTAIIRSMGGTGSVVTAAGLVFSATMAAFIFSPLVILGQIGTTIGLGLLFDTLIVRSFMTPSIAALLGKWFWWPQLVRQRPVPAKWPDPIQRQPEEVQA is encoded by the coding sequence ATGAGCGGCCAGCACACCGACACTGCTGCCGAAACCCACCAAGGGTCCCTGCCGGCCCGGCTCATCCGGAGACTGTCCCTCCCGATCCTGTTGATCTGGGTCGCCATCGCTGCCGTCACGAACGCCATGACACCCCAGCTGGAAGTTGTCGGGTGGGAACGCTCGGTCGGAATGAACGCGCCGGATGCGCCGGGCATTCTCGCGATGCGGCACATCGGGCAGGTCTTCGAAGAATTCGATTCCGACAGTGCGGCCATGATCGTGCTCGAGGGCGATCAGCCGCTGGGCCCCGAGGCACACACCTACTACGACGGCCTGGTGAAGAAGCTGCAGGCCGACACCGAGCACGTCGAGCACGTCCAGGACTTCTGGGGCGACCCGCTGACCGCCGGCGGCTCACAGAGCAAAGACGGCAAAGCAGCCCTCACCCAGATCTACCTCCGCGGCAACCAGGGCGAGGCGATGTCGAACGAATCCGTCGACGCCGTCCGCAAGATCGTCGACGCCACGCCACCGCCGGCCGGCATCAAGGCCTACGTCACCGGCGCCTCACCACTGGTGACCGACAACTTCGAGGTCGGCAGCGACGGCACCAACGAAGTCACGGCCATCACCTTCCTGGTCATCGGCATAATGCTGCTGTTCGTCTACCGCTCACCGGTCACCATGGCGATCGTCTTGCTGACGGTGGCCATCGAACTGGCGGCGGCCCGCGGCGTCGTGGCGACGCTCGCCCACGCCGGGGTCATCGGGCTGTCCACCTACGCGACGAATCTGTTGACACTGTTGGCTATTGCCGCCGGCACCGACTACGTGATCTTCGTCGTAGGCCGCTACCAAGAGGCACGCGGCAAGGGAATGGACCGGGTCGCGGCCTACCACGACATGTGGCACGGCACCGTCCACGTCATGGTCGGATCCGGGCTGACGATCGCCGGCGCCGTCGCGTGCATGGGCTTCACCAGACTCCCCTACTTCCAGACACTCGGGATACCGGCTGCCATCGGTGTTCTCGTGACGTTGGCGGCCGCCCTGACGCTGGGCCCCGCCGTGTTGTTGATCGCCACCAGGTTCGGACTGATGGAACCCAAGGTCGCTCAACGGACCCGGGGCTGGCGGAAGATCGGCACCGCCATCGTGCGCTGGCCCGGTCCGATCCTGGTGGTCACCGGCATGATTGCGCTCATCGGTGTGTTCGCGTTGCCCGGTTACCGGACCAGCTACGACAACCGGCCCTACATCCCCGACAGCGCACCCGGTGTCGTCGGAATGGAAGCCGCCGAACGCCACTTCACCGAAGCGCGGATCAATCCCGAGTTGGTGATGATCGAGACCGATCACGACATGCGCAACCCGGCAGACATGCTGATACTCGAACGTGCGGCCAAGGCAGTGCTCCACACACCGGGAATCGCCCTGGTGCAGTCCATCACGCGACCGCTCGGAACGCCGATCACGCACAGCTCCATTCCGTTCCAGATCAGTGCGTCGAGCGCAAGCCAGATCATGAATCTCGACTACCAGAAAGACCGAGCCAACGATCTGCTGAAGCAGGCCGGCGAGATCGACAACACGATCGAGGTGCTCCGCCAACAGCTCGCCCTGCAGCAGCAGAGCGCTGCAGTCACCCACGAACAAACGCAGGCGTTCCACGACACCGTCACGACGATGAACGCGCTGCGCGACAAACTCGCCGATTTCGATGACCAGTTCCGCCCGCTGCGCAACTACTTCTACTGGGAGCCGCACTGCTTCGACATTCCGATGTGTTGGGCGCTGCGGTCGGTGTTCGACTCGCTGGACGGGATCTCGGAGCTGTCCGAGAAGTTCGGCAACATTACCGCCAGCCTCGACAACCTCGATGCCCTGCAACCGCAGCTGGTGGCCCTGTTGCCACCGCAGATCGCGATTCAGGAGCGCAACCGCGACCTGACCCTGTCGAATTTTGCGACCACCGGCGGCATCAACAGCCAGAGCGAAGAGGCTTTGAACAATGCCACTGCGATGGGCAAGGCGTTCGACGACGCCAAGAACGATGACACGTTCTACTTGCCGCCGGAGGCCTTCGACAACCCTGACTTCAAGCGCGGCCTCAAGCTGTTCTTGTCGCCCGACGGCAAGGCGGCCCGGATGATCGTGACCCATCAGGGCAACCCCGCCAATCCCGAGGCGATTCCGCACATCAACGCGATCAAGGAGTCGGTGTTCGATGCCCTCAAGGCAACACCGATGTCGGACGCCAAGATCTACGTCGCGGGTATCGGCTCCACCAACAAGGACATCCAGGAGGGGATGAAGTACGACCTGCTGATCTCGGCGTTGGCCGCAGTCGCTCTCATTCTGCTGATCATGGTGATTGTGACGCGCAGCCTCGTCGCCGCCTTCGTGATCGTCGGCACCGTCGTCCTCTCCTTGGGGGCATCGGTGGGTCTGTCAGTCCTGGTGTGGCAGTACATCTTCGGGATTCATCTGTTCTGGGTCGTGGTGCCGCTGGCCATCATTTTGCTGCTGGCGGTGGGAGCGGACTACAACCTGCTGTTGGTATCCCGATTCAAGGAGGAGATGCACGCGGGCCTCAACACCGCCATCATCCGGTCGATGGGTGGCACCGGTTCCGTGGTCACCGCCGCCGGCCTGGTGTTCTCGGCGACCATGGCAGCCTTCATCTTCAGCCCCCTGGTGATCCTCGGGCAGATCGGTACGACCATCGGCCTGGGCCTGTTGTTCGACACCTTGATCGTGCGGTCGTTCATGACGCCGTCGATCGCGGCGTTGCTGGGCAAGTGGTTCTGGTGGCCGCAGCTGGTGCGCCAGCGTCCGGTTCCCGCGAAGTGGCCCGATCCCATCCAGCGGCAGCCCGAGGAGGTCCAGGCGTGA
- a CDS encoding MmpS family transport accessory protein, producing the protein MNKFSVTKLVRRQWVAIVVIVVVALVGFSVDRLRGIFGSNNEVSRPGSEALENTGYNPKQVLFEVFGSPGSVATINFLDINAQPQRAENVPLPWSQTLTTDDPTMYADLRAQGDGDTIGCRITVNGVVTDERSTNHVNGYIACLDKTA; encoded by the coding sequence TTGAACAAGTTTTCGGTAACCAAACTGGTTCGCCGCCAGTGGGTGGCGATCGTGGTGATCGTGGTGGTCGCTCTGGTCGGGTTCAGTGTCGACCGACTGCGCGGCATCTTCGGCTCGAACAACGAGGTGTCGAGGCCCGGCTCAGAGGCTTTGGAGAACACCGGCTACAACCCCAAACAGGTGCTGTTCGAGGTGTTCGGTTCGCCCGGATCGGTGGCCACCATCAACTTTCTGGACATCAACGCCCAGCCGCAGCGCGCCGAAAACGTCCCGCTGCCGTGGTCGCAGACGCTGACCACCGACGACCCGACGATGTACGCCGACCTTCGCGCACAGGGTGACGGCGACACCATCGGCTGCCGCATCACCGTCAACGGCGTCGTCACGGACGAAAGGTCTACGAACCACGTGAACGGATACATCGCGTGCCTGGACAAGACCGCATGA
- a CDS encoding TetR/AcrR family transcriptional regulator — translation MISEDGGDDSVCPWSEREAELLAITLELLQEHGYDRLTVEAVAIRAKASKATMYRRWSTKADLVLAAFIEGTRASASPPNTGSLRGDLLEIGRWTCGQALEHMRTMRAVLNEMSHSPALQEAMQQKFVHHRNLVMDTVLADAVARGEIEASVINQEIYDLLPGYLVFRALVSDRPPTEETVRVVVDEVLLPSLRAKTGGQRPT, via the coding sequence ATGATTTCCGAAGACGGTGGCGACGACTCGGTGTGCCCGTGGAGCGAGCGGGAGGCCGAGCTGTTGGCGATCACGCTGGAGCTGCTGCAGGAGCATGGCTACGACCGACTCACCGTCGAAGCCGTGGCCATTAGGGCCAAGGCCAGTAAGGCCACGATGTACCGGCGTTGGTCGACGAAGGCGGACCTGGTGCTCGCAGCGTTCATCGAAGGCACTCGGGCATCGGCCAGCCCGCCGAATACCGGCTCGCTGCGTGGCGACCTGTTGGAGATCGGCCGTTGGACCTGTGGCCAAGCGCTGGAACACATGCGCACCATGCGCGCAGTGCTGAACGAGATGTCACACAGTCCGGCGTTGCAGGAGGCGATGCAGCAAAAATTCGTCCACCATCGCAACTTGGTGATGGACACCGTACTGGCCGATGCGGTCGCGCGCGGCGAGATCGAGGCCTCGGTGATCAACCAGGAGATCTACGATCTACTGCCGGGCTACCTGGTGTTCCGGGCATTGGTTTCCGATCGGCCGCCGACCGAGGAAACCGTCCGTGTCGTGGTCGATGAGGTGCTGCTGCCCAGCCTGCGGGCCAAGACCGGCGGGCAACGGCCGACCTAG
- the pgi gene encoding glucose-6-phosphate isomerase, whose protein sequence is MSPVSQIPDISTTPAWNALRKHHQQIGDTHLREFFADDPDRGARFTVTVGDLYIDYSKHRITAETVGLLVDLARAAGLEDRRDAMFAGVHINTSEDRAVLHTALRLPRNADLHVDGQDVVADVHTVLDAMGDFTDRLRSGEWTGATGKRIETVVNIGIGGSDLGPVMVDRALRHYADAGIAARFVSNVDPADLIAKLAGLDPATTLFIVASKTFSTLETLTNATAARRWLTAALGDAAVSQHFVAVSTNAALVEEFGIDTANMFGFWDWVGGRYSVDSAIGLAVMAVIGRERFAEFLSGFHIVDEHFRTAPLESNAPALLGLIGLWYSDFFGAQSRAVLPYSNDLDRFAAYLQQLTMESNGKSTRADGTPVSTDTGEIYWGEPGTNGQHAFYQLLHQGTRLIPADFIGFSQPVDDLATADGTGSMHDLLMSNFFAQTQVLAFGKSAEEIAAEGTPADVVPHKVMPGNRPTTSILATQLTPSVLGQLIALYEHQVFTEGVVWGIDSFDQWGVELGKTQAKALLPVLTDDASPPPQTDSSTDALVRRYRAERGRASS, encoded by the coding sequence ATGAGCCCCGTTTCCCAGATCCCGGACATCTCCACCACCCCGGCCTGGAACGCGTTGCGCAAGCATCACCAGCAGATCGGCGACACCCACCTGCGTGAGTTCTTCGCCGACGATCCCGACCGCGGCGCACGGTTCACCGTCACCGTCGGTGATCTCTACATCGACTACAGCAAGCACCGCATCACCGCTGAGACCGTCGGCCTGCTGGTCGATCTGGCCCGCGCCGCCGGCCTGGAGGATCGGCGCGACGCGATGTTCGCCGGGGTGCACATCAACACCTCCGAGGATCGGGCCGTGTTGCACACCGCGTTGCGGCTGCCGCGCAACGCCGATCTACACGTCGACGGCCAGGATGTCGTGGCCGACGTCCACACGGTGCTCGACGCGATGGGTGACTTCACCGACCGGTTGCGCAGCGGCGAATGGACCGGTGCCACCGGCAAACGTATCGAGACCGTGGTCAATATCGGTATCGGCGGCTCGGATCTGGGCCCGGTGATGGTGGACCGGGCATTGCGCCACTACGCCGACGCCGGCATCGCGGCACGGTTCGTCTCCAATGTCGACCCGGCCGACCTGATCGCGAAGCTCGCCGGTCTGGATCCCGCCACCACGCTGTTCATCGTGGCCTCCAAGACGTTCTCGACCCTGGAGACGCTGACCAACGCCACCGCGGCCCGACGCTGGCTTACCGCCGCGTTGGGCGACGCCGCGGTGTCCCAGCATTTCGTGGCGGTCTCCACCAACGCTGCACTGGTCGAGGAGTTCGGCATCGACACCGCGAACATGTTCGGGTTCTGGGACTGGGTCGGCGGCCGATACTCGGTGGATTCGGCGATCGGACTAGCGGTGATGGCCGTCATCGGCCGGGAGCGTTTCGCGGAGTTCTTGTCCGGTTTCCATATCGTCGACGAGCACTTCCGTACCGCGCCTTTGGAATCCAATGCGCCAGCACTGCTGGGCCTGATCGGGTTGTGGTACTCCGACTTCTTCGGCGCCCAGTCCCGCGCGGTGCTTCCTTACTCCAACGACCTGGACCGCTTCGCGGCTTACCTGCAGCAGCTCACCATGGAATCCAACGGCAAGTCGACCCGCGCCGACGGCACACCCGTCAGCACCGATACCGGTGAAATCTATTGGGGCGAGCCGGGAACCAATGGCCAGCACGCGTTCTACCAACTGCTGCACCAGGGCACCCGGCTGATACCGGCCGACTTCATCGGCTTCTCCCAACCCGTCGACGACCTGGCCACCGCGGACGGTACCGGCAGCATGCACGACCTGCTGATGAGCAACTTCTTCGCCCAGACCCAGGTGCTGGCGTTCGGCAAGAGCGCCGAGGAGATCGCCGCCGAAGGCACCCCCGCCGATGTCGTGCCGCACAAGGTCATGCCCGGCAATCGCCCGACAACTTCGATTCTGGCTACCCAACTGACACCGTCGGTGCTGGGCCAGCTGATCGCGCTCTACGAACACCAGGTGTTCACCGAGGGTGTGGTGTGGGGCATCGACTCCTTCGACCAGTGGGGCGTGGAGCTGGGCAAGACGCAGGCCAAGGCACTGCTGCCGGTGCTCACCGATGACGCATCCCCACCGCCCCAGACCGACAGTTCCACCGACGCGCTGGTGCGCCGCTACCGGGCGGAGCGCGGCAGGGCTTCGTCGTAA
- a CDS encoding chorismate mutase — protein sequence MSAQPQQLPDIDELRHEIDRLDAEILAAVKRRTEISQEIGKARMASGGTRLVHSREMKVLERYSELGQDGKDLAMLLLRLGRGRLGH from the coding sequence ATGTCTGCCCAACCCCAACAGCTGCCCGACATTGACGAGCTGCGCCACGAGATCGACCGGCTCGACGCCGAGATTCTGGCCGCGGTGAAGCGCCGCACCGAGATCTCGCAGGAGATCGGTAAGGCCCGGATGGCGTCCGGCGGCACCCGCCTGGTGCACAGCCGCGAGATGAAGGTGCTCGAGCGCTACAGCGAGCTCGGCCAGGACGGCAAGGACCTGGCGATGTTGTTGCTGCGGCTCGGCCGCGGCCGGCTCGGCCACTAG